The genomic interval CAGAGGGTGCTTTCTGAAGCGATACACTTTTTGCAGTGGTTGTACCCTTGTTGTATTAACGGCCTTATGCCTGGAATAGAAATCCTCCAGCCGCTCCCTGGTCAGGTGCATGGCTACAGCTTTATGTGGCAGGCCATTTTTGGGGTAATTGATAACCGTAGCCAGCTGGTTACGTGGTATCAGGAAGGTATCGCCTGCATTGAAAGTATAGGTGGCGTCGGCCTGTATGATTTTCGTTTCGCCCGAAATGAACCAGACCAGCATATGGTGCTCAAACATGACTTCCACTCTGAAAGACTTGCCTTTAAATTCAGACAGTTTAATATCAGGGGTGATATATTTTGTTTCAAATTCCATTGCGATAAATGATAAATCTACGAAAATAAAATGTGCAGGGCACATTACGGTTCCCGGGGATTGTCACCCCGGGCTACAAACACATGCGCTCCTGACGGAGCTAAAATGCTGCGGGTGCTAATGTTCATCCATTTCTGTTCCCGGGGTTTGTTTCCCCGGGCTGCAACCACATGTGCTCCTGATGGAGCTAAAATGCTGCGGATGCTAATGTTCATCCATTTCTGTTCCCGGGGTTTGTTTCCCCGGGCTGCAACCGCATGTGCTCCTGACCGGGTTGAATGCTGTTTCACAGGGTACACCCGGGAAACAGACAAAAGGCTTCACCGATGAGGAGCGCATGTGGTGGATGATCCGTATTAGTTTGCAGGAAATGAAATGCCTGTCATCTCTTCACTCAGCGTCCATAATCTTTGCGCATTGGCTGCATCAACTGCATATGGCTTTACGCCCCGCAACGATGTCGGATCATCGTAATTATGGATGATATTTCCTTCATCCAATTCCGCCACATCGGCATCTTCGCAATACACACCGCCAATGTCATTTAATTGCGGGCTGGTAGCACACCATACAGAAGTTGCCGCTCCCTGGTCTACAGTTTTGAGCCTGGCCGCCACTTCCGGATAAATGTTCCCGTTCTCGTCGTGCGTGCCCATTTGCTGGAATAAGGCCATAGGCGCTACGCGCCCCAGGTCGGTCCCCAGCACAGATCCGGGATGCAGGGAGAAGGCCCGTACACCGACACTTTTGCCACGATGGTCCAGTTCAACGGCAAAAAGATTGTTGGCGGTTTTGGATTGTCCATAGCCCTGCAGCGTTTCATACGCCCTTTCTTTGAAATTAGGATCTTCAAAGTTGAAGGGGGCCATCTGGTGCCCGAAGGAAGATACATTCACCACACGTGCACCATTTGCCTCCTTTAAGGCTGGCCAGAGCTTTGCAGTTAACTGAAAATGCCCCAGGTGATTGGTGGCCAGCTGGGATTCATATCCACGTTTATCGCGTTGCAGCGGTACCCACATGATGCCTGCATTGTTGATAAGGATATCAAGCTTTTTATATGCAGTAAGGAATGCTGCTGCAAATGCGTTGATAGATGCCGGATCCATGAGGTCCATAGGAGCCACTGTTACGTTACTGATGCCTTTTAAATTACTATTGGCCTTCTGTACATCACGTGCCGGTACTATTATAATAGCGCCTGCAGCTACCAGTGTTCTTACGGTTTCCAGTCCTATGCCTGCATAGCCGCCTGTAACGATCACGATTTTACCCGAAAGGTCAATTCCTTTTATAACATCATCAGTCGTTGATGTAGCGTTGAATCCTGAATGGAGCGCCTGTTGTAATGCTCCGTTGTAGTTGTCTTTCATTTTCTAAAATTTTACAAGACAAAACTAAACACATCAACAGCAAGTCGCTTTGTTTAAAACGTCAAACTACTTTGTTTAATGCGTCAATTTTAGGAAGACGGACAGGTAGGAACTGGCTCGTAAATAAGAGCGGGACTGGCCCGGTAATCACCAATTGAAAACGATATTTTATATATAGTGTCTTGATGACACCATTGGATAAAATATTATCTGAAAAAGTTAAAATATGGATATCCATATTTTGGTGGCTATGCTATTTTTATACCGTGCAGAAGTATGGTGTAATGAGCATCAGGAACCATATTATTAAAACTCAAAAGAACCATTCGCGGTATAGAAAAAGTGATACAACCCAGCTATGGCGCTCTATTCTGCTATAGTTTTATTTTCATGCTGATGATTAATGCGAGAACCTATGAAGCAGTGAATTGAGTGCCCGCTTTTGGGATAACTGTGAATTGAAAAACCCGTCGATGGTGATCTTAATAACGATCCAGGCTATCCTTTTTTCACCATTTAAAAGAACACACGATGCTAAAATTTACATGGACATCGCTACTGTTGTTATTCGGTTGTGCGGTCGCATATTCACAAACGAATATTGCCCCACAGGCCACTTCAACAACATCGTATGTTTCCCCCTGGGAAACAATTACGGCGTTAAATGACAATTACACGCCGGCCAATTCGAACGACAAAAGCCATGGCGCCTATGGTAACTGGGACAACCCCAATTCCATTCAATGGGTACAGTATGACTGGTCACAGACCTACGCTGTTACATCTGCGCAGGTATACTGGTTTGACGATGCCGGTGGCGTGCTGACGCCTACTACCGCATATCTGGAATACTGGAATGGCACTGCGTGGATACAACTGGCCAATGTACCTTTACAGAAGAATGCATTTAATACAGTGTCATTCACCGCAGTGGACGTGACAAAGCTCCGCCTGTCGATGCGTAACACTTCCCAGTCAACAGGTATTCTCGAATGGCGGGTGTACGGTACAGCGGTAACAACGCCGCCACCTACAGGCGGCGACAGCAGCAACTACACCTGGCCGGCATACTCGCCTACCATCAGCTACGACTTCCGGACTGAATATCCTAATCTGGCTGAACCAGCACAGGTGCTGAACGATTGTCCGCAGGTAGTTGGCACCCAGTCGTCCGGCTGGTGGACATTCCGCTGGGGACCAAAGAAACGCGCTATGATCACTTCCGCTGCTATTACGCCAATGCTGGCCCGTTTAAACAGTGAATTCAAATACTTCCGCGATACAATGGGCTGGCCTGCTGACCTGAGGGCAAGAAGCGGTTATAAGAGCGCCGTATACCTCTATGGTTCTGGTCTTTGTACCGACCAGGCAGATAGTACAGAGCAGGGTGGTTGGCAGAGTGGTATTTACTACAATGGTAAGAACTGGCCGATCATTCTTGCGTCTTACTATCCTGTATACGCATTTGATCCTGCATATAAAGGCAGCGATGGCGAATACCAGAGAAGCGCCATGGTACATGAAGGTATTCATGCTACCCTGGCAGACCTGCCTGGTGTGAAGAATTCCGCATGGTTCCATGAAGGCGGTAACGTGTGGTTCCAGCAAACAGCTGATGCACGCAGGTCGAACAACTACAGCTCCATGGGCTTCCTGAACGGTACGGATTTTATTGCGCCCTTCATGCCGATCGAATGTTATTCAGGCTGGCTGCAGGATGGTAGTTTCGGCGGACCATCAGCTGAAGGCGTGAACATGTATAACAGTTCCGGCCAGCAGCTTTGTACATGGCGCAGATTTCTGGGAGGGCACCAGTACAGCTCATCATTCCCTACTTTCCTGGGCAATACGCTGGGCGACAATGCTGTTCCATGGATATGGCGTTATGCATCTTCCAGGGTGCTGGAAGGCATTGCAAGCGGCATCGGCGCCGCCCAGATGCGCAGACTGATCACCGAATACAGGGCTAAACAGGCGATGGTTGATTTTGGTAAATGGAAGAGAGCTGTGGTGCAGTTACTCAATGATAATTTCGGTAGCTCTATCGGTGCTGAGTGGCAACCTTCCTGGTTAAATCCTGCTCCGTGGACGGCTACACCTTATGCTAAGACAACCAACACCAACGGCGTACTGAGACCTGATACTACCACATTGCCTGGTTGGTCTGGTGCTAACCAGATCCCTTTAACGGTGACCGGCAATACTGTTACTGTTAATTTTCAGCCTATCGGTGCCAATATGACCTGCCAGCTGGCTTACTGGACAGCGAATGGTACGCCGGTGTACAGCCAGTATGTTTCCAGCGGCAATGTTACGCTGAAATTGATGGCTGCTCCGGCTAACAATGTGGTGATCGCCATCATTACCAACACGGACTATATCTATTCCGGTGAAGCTACCAGAA from Chitinophaga filiformis carries:
- a CDS encoding SDR family NAD(P)-dependent oxidoreductase, yielding MKDNYNGALQQALHSGFNATSTTDDVIKGIDLSGKIVIVTGGYAGIGLETVRTLVAAGAIIIVPARDVQKANSNLKGISNVTVAPMDLMDPASINAFAAAFLTAYKKLDILINNAGIMWVPLQRDKRGYESQLATNHLGHFQLTAKLWPALKEANGARVVNVSSFGHQMAPFNFEDPNFKERAYETLQGYGQSKTANNLFAVELDHRGKSVGVRAFSLHPGSVLGTDLGRVAPMALFQQMGTHDENGNIYPEVAARLKTVDQGAATSVWCATSPQLNDIGGVYCEDADVAELDEGNIIHNYDDPTSLRGVKPYAVDAANAQRLWTLSEEMTGISFPAN
- a CDS encoding T9SS type A sorting domain-containing protein, whose translation is MLKFTWTSLLLLFGCAVAYSQTNIAPQATSTTSYVSPWETITALNDNYTPANSNDKSHGAYGNWDNPNSIQWVQYDWSQTYAVTSAQVYWFDDAGGVLTPTTAYLEYWNGTAWIQLANVPLQKNAFNTVSFTAVDVTKLRLSMRNTSQSTGILEWRVYGTAVTTPPPTGGDSSNYTWPAYSPTISYDFRTEYPNLAEPAQVLNDCPQVVGTQSSGWWTFRWGPKKRAMITSAAITPMLARLNSEFKYFRDTMGWPADLRARSGYKSAVYLYGSGLCTDQADSTEQGGWQSGIYYNGKNWPIILASYYPVYAFDPAYKGSDGEYQRSAMVHEGIHATLADLPGVKNSAWFHEGGNVWFQQTADARRSNNYSSMGFLNGTDFIAPFMPIECYSGWLQDGSFGGPSAEGVNMYNSSGQQLCTWRRFLGGHQYSSSFPTFLGNTLGDNAVPWIWRYASSRVLEGIASGIGAAQMRRLITEYRAKQAMVDFGKWKRAVVQLLNDNFGSSIGAEWQPSWLNPAPWTATPYAKTTNTNGVLRPDTTTLPGWSGANQIPLTVTGNTVTVNFQPIGANMTCQLAYWTANGTPVYSQYVSSGNVTLKLMAAPANNVVIAIITNTDYIYSGEATRKAKFDYRLQLVTGVTGAASVNTKWYTAALLSSARTSDALTEAKSGIDWSLYCNQPFHGQARPEEYKVAYAHPEFQVYPNPSVTNNSVQIRFSNAKAERSIITVYSLTGELILQKMTTGTNYTIEPKALKPGVYLVKIANTVLNSTQKLVVL